Proteins found in one Abyssibius alkaniclasticus genomic segment:
- a CDS encoding copper-transporting P-type ATPase: MNNSSSNPAESPTVYTCPMHPEVQQAGPGNCPKCGMHLVPADQAGEHGEHGHGHDHAAHAHSATARGEKGGRYDTVPASHRGAVYTCPMHPEVRQPKPGSCPICGMGLELATAAMAEDGPNPELVDFTRRFWVGTVLTIPLLVLTMAPYLGFSGVREIFGERATLWIELVLGTPVVFWSGWPFMVRGWNSFRTMNLNMFSLISMGVMAAWLFSIVAVLAPEIFPDGFRDAEGHVGVYFEAAAVIVTLVLLGQVMELRAREGTGKAIRALLDMAAKTARIIRDDGSEEEIPLEDVQVGDRLRVRPGDKVPVDGAVLEGRSSVDESMISGEPVPVEKTEGDALTGATINGTGSLVMEATRVGADTMLSQIVEMVSNAQRSRAPIQKYADKVAGFFVPVVILIAILSFIAWAIWGPDPALSYALIAAVAVLIIACPCALGLATPMSIMTATGRGAQAGVLIKNAEALERFEKVDTLIVDKTGTLTEGKPRLVAVLPEPGHDEAEVLRLAASLERGSEHPLAEAIVRGAEERGVDMVNASDFEAVTGKGVTGMVDGRTVALGNLALIRDMGLDGGALTEKANARRDEGETVMFVVLEGKIAGLVSVADPVKQTTPAALKALHALGFRIIMATGDNERTAKAIGARLGIDEIRADVLPEDKARIIRELQEAGRKVAMAGDGVNDAPALAQADVGIAMGTGADVAIESAGITLIKGNLDGIVRARRLSRATMRNIRQNLFFALIYNASGVPVAAGLLYPFFGILISPMFAAFAMSASSISVVMNALRLRGTKI, encoded by the coding sequence ATGAATAATTCTTCCTCCAACCCCGCTGAAAGCCCAACGGTCTATACCTGCCCGATGCATCCCGAGGTGCAGCAGGCCGGGCCGGGGAATTGCCCGAAATGCGGTATGCACCTTGTTCCCGCCGATCAGGCGGGTGAGCATGGCGAACACGGGCATGGCCATGATCATGCTGCGCACGCGCATTCAGCCACCGCGCGCGGTGAAAAGGGCGGGCGGTATGACACCGTGCCAGCCAGCCATCGGGGTGCTGTTTACACCTGCCCGATGCACCCCGAGGTGCGGCAGCCAAAGCCGGGATCATGCCCGATCTGCGGCATGGGGCTGGAGCTGGCGACCGCCGCGATGGCCGAAGACGGGCCGAATCCGGAACTGGTGGATTTTACCCGCCGCTTCTGGGTGGGCACGGTGCTGACCATTCCGCTGCTGGTTCTGACAATGGCCCCCTATCTGGGGTTTTCCGGCGTGCGCGAGATATTCGGTGAGCGCGCAACGCTGTGGATAGAGCTTGTGCTTGGCACACCCGTGGTTTTCTGGAGCGGTTGGCCCTTCATGGTGCGTGGCTGGAACTCGTTCCGCACGATGAACCTGAACATGTTCTCGCTGATCAGCATGGGCGTTATGGCGGCCTGGCTGTTCAGCATCGTTGCGGTTCTGGCACCGGAAATCTTCCCCGACGGTTTTCGTGATGCCGAAGGCCATGTCGGCGTTTATTTCGAGGCCGCAGCGGTGATCGTGACCCTTGTCTTGCTGGGGCAGGTGATGGAACTGCGCGCCCGCGAAGGCACGGGAAAGGCCATTCGCGCGCTGCTCGATATGGCGGCCAAGACCGCGCGCATTATCCGTGACGATGGCAGCGAAGAAGAAATTCCGCTGGAAGACGTGCAGGTTGGCGACCGTCTGCGCGTGCGCCCCGGTGACAAGGTGCCGGTCGATGGCGCGGTGCTTGAGGGCCGCTCATCGGTGGATGAAAGCATGATTTCGGGCGAACCGGTGCCGGTTGAAAAAACCGAAGGCGATGCGCTGACCGGGGCCACGATCAACGGCACCGGCAGCCTGGTGATGGAGGCAACACGGGTTGGGGCCGACACGATGCTGTCGCAAATCGTCGAGATGGTATCGAACGCGCAGCGCAGCCGCGCGCCTATCCAGAAATATGCGGACAAGGTTGCCGGATTCTTTGTGCCAGTGGTGATTTTAATCGCGATACTGTCATTCATCGCCTGGGCGATCTGGGGGCCGGACCCGGCGCTGAGCTATGCGCTGATTGCGGCGGTCGCGGTGCTGATTATCGCCTGTCCCTGTGCGCTGGGGCTGGCCACGCCCATGTCGATCATGACCGCAACGGGCCGTGGTGCGCAGGCCGGGGTGCTGATCAAGAATGCCGAGGCGCTGGAGCGGTTCGAGAAGGTCGACACGCTGATCGTGGACAAGACCGGCACGCTGACCGAAGGCAAGCCCCGGCTGGTTGCCGTTCTGCCCGAACCCGGCCATGACGAGGCCGAGGTGCTGCGCCTGGCAGCCTCGCTGGAGCGCGGCTCGGAACATCCGCTGGCCGAGGCCATTGTGCGTGGCGCCGAGGAGCGCGGCGTTGACATGGTGAATGCCAGCGATTTTGAGGCTGTAACCGGCAAGGGCGTTACCGGCATGGTCGATGGCCGCACGGTTGCACTGGGGAACCTTGCGCTGATCAGGGACATGGGGCTTGACGGCGGCGCGCTGACCGAAAAGGCCAATGCGCGGCGCGATGAGGGTGAAACCGTGATGTTTGTCGTGCTGGAAGGCAAGATTGCCGGGCTGGTCAGCGTCGCTGACCCGGTCAAGCAAACAACGCCTGCCGCGCTGAAAGCACTGCACGCGCTGGGCTTTCGGATCATCATGGCCACCGGTGATAACGAGCGCACGGCCAAGGCGATTGGTGCGCGCCTGGGCATTGACGAGATCCGCGCCGATGTTCTGCCCGAAGACAAGGCCCGGATCATCCGCGAGCTGCAAGAGGCGGGCCGCAAGGTTGCTATGGCGGGCGACGGGGTGAATGACGCGCCCGCGCTGGCCCAGGCCGATGTCGGCATCGCAATGGGCACCGGCGCCGATGTCGCCATCGAAAGTGCGGGCATTACACTGATCAAGGGCAATCTTGACGGGATCGTGCGCGCCCGGCGCCTGTCGCGTGCCACCATGCGCAATATCCGCCAGAACCTGTTTTTCGCGCTGATCTACAACGCCTCTGGCGTGCCGGTGGCCGCAGGCCTTCTGTATCCGTTCTTTGGTATCCTGATCAGCCCAATGTTTGCGGCCTTTGCGATGAGCGCCTCATCCATTTCGGTGGTCATGAACGCATTGCGGTTGAGAGGAACCAAAATATGA
- a CDS encoding c-type cytochrome produces MKRSVQTLTAAFAMLGVLPASAENHGQNTQSLLSSGLVIPQMDAAEGRKLFASTGCVVCHSINGVGGEDAPMLDAEFMDLPMNPFDFAARMWRGAETMVELQRDELGDVIYLEGDELAAIIAFVHDAEEQARFSEADIPDNIKAMMAHMEDAGDDAEDHD; encoded by the coding sequence ATGAAACGATCTGTGCAAACCCTGACAGCGGCTTTTGCAATGCTGGGCGTTTTGCCCGCAAGCGCGGAAAATCATGGCCAGAACACGCAATCACTTCTGTCCAGCGGGCTTGTGATTCCGCAAATGGATGCAGCCGAGGGGCGCAAGCTCTTTGCCTCGACGGGCTGCGTTGTCTGCCACTCGATCAACGGTGTCGGCGGCGAGGATGCGCCCATGCTGGATGCCGAATTCATGGACCTGCCCATGAACCCGTTCGACTTTGCCGCCCGCATGTGGCGCGGTGCCGAAACGATGGTGGAGTTGCAGCGCGATGAATTGGGCGATGTGATCTATCTGGAAGGCGATGAACTGGCCGCAATCATCGCCTTCGTGCATGATGCCGAAGAGCAGGCCCGGTTTTCCGAAGCGGATATTCCTGATAATATCAAAGCCATGATGGCCCATATGGAAGATGCGGGTGACGATGCCGAGGATCATGACTAG
- a CDS encoding APC family permease, with translation MQHNHKDETYRKGSISLGSAVAMGTGVMIGAGIFALTGQIAQLAGPLFPLAFILGAIVTSFSAYSYIKMSNAWPSAGGIAMILQKCYGPGAIAAGAALLMALSMVIAESLVARTFATYVLRPFDITSGPLVPVLAVAVILFAFLVNIAGNRSVGLFSLIMAAIKIGGIALFGIAALWSSGFQFAAASQAGNSFGVVGFVASVALAILAFKGFTTITNSGGEITDPHRNVGRTIIISIAICVVVYLLVAFGVGASLTIDEIIAARDYALAEAAAPALGQVGFFLTVLLAAVATASGVLASVFAVSRMLTMLTDMKMIPHSHFGMSGNIRRHMLVYTVVIASALAVFFDLGRIASLGAFFYLVMDMTVHWGVLRYRRAEIGASGAVLLAALVLDAVVLAAFTAMKLQSDPAIVIYALVAIAVVFGFERVYLRGWMDQPAQ, from the coding sequence ATGCAGCATAACCACAAGGATGAGACCTATCGCAAAGGCTCGATCAGCCTGGGCAGTGCTGTTGCAATGGGCACGGGGGTCATGATCGGGGCGGGGATATTCGCACTGACCGGCCAAATCGCCCAATTGGCCGGACCCTTGTTTCCGCTGGCCTTCATTCTTGGCGCCATCGTCACCAGTTTCAGCGCCTATAGCTATATCAAAATGTCCAATGCCTGGCCCTCGGCCGGGGGCATCGCGATGATCTTGCAAAAATGCTATGGCCCCGGGGCGATTGCCGCGGGTGCGGCACTTTTGATGGCGCTGAGCATGGTCATTGCCGAAAGCCTGGTGGCGCGCACATTCGCCACCTATGTGCTGCGGCCCTTTGACATTACCAGCGGGCCGCTCGTGCCCGTTCTGGCAGTGGCGGTGATCCTGTTCGCCTTTCTTGTCAACATCGCCGGCAACCGCTCGGTCGGGCTGTTTTCGCTGATCATGGCCGCAATCAAGATCGGTGGAATCGCGCTGTTTGGCATTGCGGCGCTTTGGTCCAGCGGCTTTCAGTTTGCCGCAGCATCACAGGCGGGCAATTCCTTTGGCGTTGTTGGCTTCGTTGCCTCGGTTGCGCTGGCGATTCTTGCCTTCAAGGGCTTTACGACCATTACCAATAGTGGCGGCGAAATTACCGACCCGCATCGCAATGTGGGCCGCACGATCATCATCTCCATCGCAATTTGCGTTGTGGTTTACCTGCTTGTGGCCTTTGGCGTGGGGGCAAGCCTGACGATTGACGAGATCATCGCCGCGCGTGACTATGCGCTGGCCGAGGCGGCAGCCCCCGCGCTTGGGCAGGTCGGGTTTTTCCTGACCGTGCTGCTGGCGGCGGTGGCCACGGCCTCGGGCGTGCTGGCCAGTGTGTTTGCCGTCTCACGCATGTTGACGATGCTGACCGACATGAAGATGATCCCGCATAGTCATTTTGGCATGTCCGGAAATATCCGGCGCCATATGCTTGTCTATACGGTGGTCATCGCTTCGGCGCTGGCAGTGTTCTTCGATCTTGGGCGGATCGCCTCGCTGGGCGCGTTTTTCTACCTGGTCATGGATATGACCGTGCATTGGGGCGTTTTGCGCTATCGCCGCGCCGAAATCGGCGCCTCGGGGGCGGTATTGCTCGCGGCGCTTGTGCTGGATGCGGTGGTGCTGGCCGCCTTCACGGCCATGAAACTGCAAAGTGATCCCGCAATTGTTATCTATGCCCTGGTTGCAATTGCCGTGGTTTTTGGATTTGAACGTGTTTATCTGCGCGGCTGGATGGACCAACCCGCGCAATAG
- a CDS encoding ferric reductase-like transmembrane domain-containing protein has protein sequence MKTTSQQWTWWKRHLVVIVLSGLGTGLLLYSRAEWSSMHRWNRAIGDMSLVLVALAMAIGPMSRLWRAASRYLPYRRELGIYAIVLALVHATIILFGWVTLDLMRLFGFEFHPQLQQYVMVNHGFALANLIGIVALLYGIVLAVTSNDFSQRWLGSSVWKYVQQGTYILWWLSVLHTAYFLFFHFLDYHRATPEPNWARWPFVALVLAVVLLQIAASTVTWRKSIQPRGGRARAS, from the coding sequence TTGAAAACCACTTCGCAACAATGGACTTGGTGGAAGCGTCACCTCGTCGTCATCGTCCTGTCTGGTCTTGGCACGGGGCTGTTGCTTTACAGCCGCGCCGAATGGTCGTCCATGCACCGATGGAACCGGGCCATTGGCGATATGTCGCTGGTTCTTGTCGCGCTGGCAATGGCGATCGGGCCGATGTCGCGGCTTTGGCGCGCAGCGTCGCGCTATCTGCCCTATCGCCGTGAACTGGGCATTTATGCGATTGTGCTGGCGCTGGTTCATGCCACCATCATCCTGTTCGGCTGGGTCACGCTTGATCTGATGCGCCTGTTCGGCTTTGAATTCCACCCGCAGCTGCAACAATATGTCATGGTCAATCACGGCTTCGCATTGGCCAATCTCATCGGCATCGTGGCGCTGCTTTACGGTATCGTTCTGGCCGTCACCTCGAATGATTTCAGCCAGCGTTGGCTGGGCAGCAGCGTTTGGAAATATGTTCAGCAGGGCACCTATATTCTGTGGTGGCTTTCCGTGTTGCACACGGCCTATTTCCTGTTTTTCCACTTTCTCGACTACCACCGCGCAACGCCAGAACCGAACTGGGCGCGCTGGCCATTCGTGGCGCTGGTTTTGGCCGTGGTGCTGTTGCAGATTGCGGCTTCAACCGTGACATGGCGCAAGTCGATCCAGCCACGGGGCGGGCGGGCGCGGGCGAGCTGA
- a CDS encoding potassium channel family protein, producing the protein MLLSITLSALAFLATAVMHLAMLRWCSNGMARLSMRASTRILAIMSLLFVTHMLEIGVFALAFVVAERGLGLGSFAGEPIVTLLDYYYFSAITYTSLGIGDIFPIGHLRFLTGVEALIGLLLIAWSASFLYATMNRLWVWQPCANPDGPPHDMSRQPPKGQTRPDDGGA; encoded by the coding sequence GTGCTGCTTTCCATTACGCTTTCGGCGCTGGCATTTCTTGCAACAGCGGTCATGCATCTTGCAATGCTGCGCTGGTGCAGCAATGGCATGGCCAGACTGTCAATGCGGGCATCGACGCGCATCCTTGCCATAATGAGCTTGCTTTTTGTCACCCATATGCTGGAAATCGGGGTTTTCGCACTTGCCTTTGTTGTGGCGGAACGCGGGCTTGGCCTGGGCTCTTTCGCCGGCGAGCCGATTGTGACGCTGCTCGATTATTACTATTTTTCGGCCATCACCTACACGTCGCTTGGCATCGGCGATATTTTTCCCATCGGGCATTTGCGCTTTCTGACCGGGGTCGAGGCGCTGATCGGGCTGTTGCTCATCGCCTGGTCCGCATCATTTTTGTATGCGACGATGAACCGGCTCTGGGTCTGGCAACCCTGCGCAAACCCGGACGGGCCGCCGCATGACATGTCGCGCCAGCCACCAAAGGGGCAAACGCGGCCCGATGATGGCGGCGCATAA
- a CDS encoding NADH-quinone oxidoreductase subunit N, with protein sequence MLNDLSLLAPELLLAAAAMLMIVAEMARASRLVLAIGILALAASTMLTFAVLKADTTVFGGTYRIDTIAGWAKLILLPGTALALLMARAEIAGRDREGSVYSLIVLVTLGALMLSGAGDMMVLVIGVVLTGLGSFALVAYPRDDAATEAGMKYLVFGAVTGSVMIYGLTFWFGGSGSTLFSELGQLSGQTLLSIAGLIAVIVGLGYKASLVPFHFWAPDAYDGAPVSVAAYLSVITKAAAFFAFAQVLRDLPREGGWPLALALISAVTMTYGYLAALVQTNLVRLIAYSSVAQSGYILMGVVALGVSLVATPAILVFAAAYVAMNLGAFAIVMVAGRSLESLQGFGRTRPWLGGAMVVFLLSLTGIPPLFGFVGKLYLFMAAIEAGYLWLAVIGILNSVLALGVYLRMVVPMYRSADSAAAGPVGLSLAAVLALTAAATLGLGALAGFLLP encoded by the coding sequence ATGTTGAACGATCTGTCCCTTCTTGCGCCCGAACTGCTGCTGGCAGCCGCCGCCATGCTGATGATCGTGGCGGAAATGGCGCGCGCATCGCGGCTGGTGCTTGCCATCGGCATTCTGGCGCTGGCCGCGTCTACCATGCTGACATTCGCGGTGCTGAAGGCTGATACAACCGTGTTCGGCGGCACCTACCGGATTGACACCATCGCCGGATGGGCCAAGCTGATCTTGCTGCCGGGCACAGCACTTGCACTGCTTATGGCGCGGGCCGAAATTGCCGGGCGCGACCGCGAAGGCAGCGTCTATTCGCTGATCGTGCTGGTTACGCTGGGCGCGCTGATGCTGTCGGGGGCGGGCGATATGATGGTCCTCGTCATCGGCGTGGTGCTGACCGGGCTTGGCTCTTTCGCGCTGGTCGCCTATCCGCGCGACGATGCCGCCACCGAAGCCGGGATGAAATACCTGGTTTTTGGCGCGGTTACCGGATCGGTCATGATCTACGGGCTGACCTTCTGGTTTGGCGGCTCCGGCTCGACCCTGTTTTCGGAACTTGGCCAGCTTAGCGGCCAGACGCTGTTATCCATTGCCGGGCTGATCGCGGTGATCGTGGGGCTTGGCTACAAGGCGTCGCTGGTGCCGTTCCACTTCTGGGCGCCCGATGCCTATGACGGCGCGCCCGTCTCGGTTGCGGCCTATCTTTCGGTCATTACCAAGGCGGCGGCATTTTTTGCCTTTGCCCAGGTGCTGCGCGACCTCCCGCGCGAGGGGGGCTGGCCGCTTGCGCTGGCGCTGATCTCGGCGGTAACAATGACCTATGGCTATCTGGCGGCGCTGGTGCAAACCAATCTCGTGCGGCTGATCGCCTATTCCTCGGTGGCGCAATCGGGGTATATCCTGATGGGCGTTGTGGCGCTGGGCGTCAGCCTGGTCGCAACGCCTGCAATTTTGGTTTTTGCGGCGGCCTATGTGGCAATGAATCTGGGGGCCTTTGCAATTGTCATGGTCGCCGGCCGGTCGCTTGAAAGCTTGCAGGGGTTTGGGCGAACGCGCCCCTGGCTTGGGGGGGCGATGGTGGTGTTCCTACTGTCGCTCACCGGCATTCCGCCGCTTTTCGGCTTTGTCGGCAAGCTCTATCTGTTCATGGCGGCAATCGAGGCGGGGTATCTGTGGCTTGCGGTCATCGGCATTCTGAACTCGGTTCTTGCACTTGGGGTTTACCTGCGCATGGTGGTGCCGATGTATCGCAGCGCGGACAGCGCCGCCGCTGGCCCGGTCGGGCTTTCCTTGGCAGCGGTTCTTGCCCTGACGGCGGCGGCAACACTTGGCCTTGGCGCGCTTGCGGGTTTTCTGCTTCCCTGA
- a CDS encoding complex I subunit 4 family protein, whose product MPLLTIATFLPILAGLALMALPKQTARIAHQISIAATGAVFLITLAIWARGIVPDGFAQIEEFTWIPAIGAAYRLGLDGLSLPLVLLTALLFLLSAIYSARISDRAPSFVVLMLMLETAALGTFMALDGLLFYVFFEVSLVGMYFMIAGWGYEERQKAALMFFIYTLLGSLPLLLAIIGLYLGSGSFDMRVWIDAPPLTGLAAMLALIAMLFTFAVKIPAFPVHTWLPAAHVQAPTAGSVILAGVMLKFGTYGLVRFAFQMTPEAFAQAGQVILAFGVVSALYGAFAALAQTDLKKMIAYTSVNHMGYVVMGVAVAALASDPRMRTIALDGATLQMVSHGLVTGALFFLVGMVQDRAHSRNMADFGGLLTRLPWLGWAFILSAFASLGLPGLAHFPAEFQVFLATLNAAPWAIIAILAIVVTAALYLRAIAAVFLGEANPKWADLPDLDRREKLVIVPLLVLTVLVGVAPGWLIGLIHTTMTGLGI is encoded by the coding sequence ATGCCGCTTTTGACCATCGCCACATTCCTGCCGATCCTTGCAGGACTTGCCCTTATGGCCCTGCCAAAACAGACCGCGCGCATCGCGCATCAGATCTCCATCGCAGCCACCGGGGCGGTGTTCCTGATCACGCTGGCGATCTGGGCGCGCGGCATCGTGCCAGACGGGTTTGCGCAAATCGAGGAATTCACCTGGATCCCCGCCATCGGCGCGGCCTATCGGCTAGGCCTGGACGGGCTGAGCCTGCCGCTGGTGCTGCTGACCGCGCTGCTGTTCCTGCTTTCGGCCATCTATTCGGCGCGCATCAGCGACCGCGCGCCAAGCTTTGTGGTGCTGATGCTGATGCTGGAAACCGCAGCACTTGGCACGTTCATGGCGCTTGACGGTCTGCTGTTTTACGTCTTCTTCGAGGTCTCGCTGGTGGGCATGTATTTCATGATCGCCGGTTGGGGCTACGAGGAGCGCCAGAAGGCGGCGCTGATGTTCTTTATCTATACGCTGCTGGGGTCGCTTCCCCTGCTGCTGGCCATTATCGGGCTTTATCTTGGCTCGGGCAGCTTTGACATGCGGGTCTGGATTGACGCACCGCCGCTGACCGGCCTTGCCGCCATGCTGGCGCTGATCGCCATGCTGTTTACCTTTGCCGTCAAGATTCCGGCCTTCCCGGTGCATACATGGCTTCCGGCCGCGCATGTGCAGGCGCCCACGGCGGGCAGCGTAATTCTGGCGGGGGTGATGCTGAAATTCGGCACCTACGGGCTGGTGCGCTTTGCCTTTCAGATGACGCCCGAAGCATTCGCGCAAGCCGGTCAGGTCATCCTGGCCTTTGGGGTGGTCAGCGCGCTTTATGGCGCCTTTGCAGCACTTGCGCAGACCGATCTGAAAAAGATGATCGCCTATACCTCGGTCAACCATATGGGCTATGTCGTGATGGGTGTCGCTGTGGCGGCGCTGGCGAGTGACCCGCGTATGCGCACCATCGCGCTTGACGGGGCCACATTGCAAATGGTCAGCCACGGGCTGGTCACAGGCGCGCTGTTCTTCCTTGTCGGCATGGTGCAAGACCGCGCCCATAGCCGCAACATGGCTGATTTTGGCGGGCTTCTCACCCGCCTGCCCTGGCTTGGATGGGCCTTCATCCTGTCGGCCTTTGCCTCGCTCGGCCTGCCGGGGCTGGCGCATTTCCCGGCAGAATTTCAGGTGTTTCTGGCCACGCTCAACGCAGCACCCTGGGCGATTATCGCAATATTGGCAATCGTGGTGACAGCGGCGCTGTATCTGCGCGCCATCGCGGCGGTGTTTCTGGGCGAGGCCAACCCGAAATGGGCCGATCTGCCCGATCTGGACCGCCGCGAAAAACTGGTGATTGTGCCGCTGCTGGTGCTGACGGTTCTGGTTGGCGTTGCCCCCGGCTGGCTGATTGGCCTTATCCACACCACCATGACGGGCCTTGGCATCTGA
- a CDS encoding NADH-quinone oxidoreductase subunit L has translation MIWLALTLLAPLIAALAVFALRRAPGAVALAGAWLGLAGALGLFAGATGGGEISATLPFLPELPIRLLASPLTATLALMVATVAALVLTYALGYMAHDPEKTRFFGTMLLFIAAMELLVLSGDWITLLAAWEMIGFASYLLIGFWHGRAGVPTAAMRAFLYTRSADLGLYIAAFLLIGVAGTSEISATLGTTGAPALVAGLLLLFAAMGKSAQVPMQDWLMRAMAGPTPVSALLHSATLVAAGAILLIRAAPMLPVGALLAVGFVGGLTAVVAGLMALAARDLKRLLAASTASQYGLMLVALGAGVPMAALLHLIAHAAIKSSLFLGAGVFQHDRDSTDLDALAGAGRARVGIFAGFALAALALAGLPPMAAYTSKDAILAAALDSPFAPWLLPLALLGSVLTGAYLARALRVLWSGESGRRQGAVPLMALGMGILVALAATLGFGFKPLEAMLGAELPKPSWVIPAMGLAAGIGGLALGWLLPPARLLGPLLAPARNGFAVAGGMDMLLARPALALARACDRLDQWIIRAVAFGAVAGGARALASRVQNAETRLLAAVRAIGRFNLKIGQATRRTDRDTIDGAIFGLVDRTIALGARARRLQSGLIHREMAMTFAGIALVVAVLLAAPFYL, from the coding sequence ATGATCTGGCTGGCGCTCACGCTTCTGGCGCCGCTTATTGCTGCGCTTGCGGTTTTCGCGCTTCGGCGCGCGCCGGGCGCAGTGGCGCTGGCGGGCGCATGGCTTGGGCTTGCCGGTGCGCTTGGGCTGTTTGCAGGCGCCACAGGCGGTGGGGAAATTTCCGCCACCCTGCCCTTTCTGCCTGAATTGCCGATCCGGCTGCTGGCCAGCCCGCTGACCGCGACACTGGCGCTGATGGTTGCCACGGTCGCGGCTCTGGTTCTGACCTATGCGCTGGGCTACATGGCGCATGACCCTGAAAAGACCCGTTTTTTCGGCACGATGCTGCTGTTCATCGCCGCGATGGAGCTTTTGGTGCTGTCGGGTGACTGGATCACACTTCTGGCGGCATGGGAGATGATCGGTTTCGCCTCTTACCTGCTGATCGGCTTTTGGCATGGGCGCGCAGGCGTGCCCACGGCCGCCATGCGGGCGTTTCTCTACACGCGCAGTGCCGATCTGGGGCTTTATATCGCGGCCTTCCTGCTGATCGGTGTGGCAGGCACATCCGAGATTTCCGCCACCCTTGGCACCACCGGCGCCCCGGCGCTTGTTGCCGGGCTTTTGCTGCTGTTTGCGGCTATGGGAAAATCGGCGCAGGTGCCCATGCAAGACTGGCTTATGCGCGCAATGGCTGGGCCGACGCCGGTTTCGGCGCTGCTGCATTCGGCAACGCTGGTTGCGGCGGGCGCGATCCTGCTGATCCGCGCTGCCCCGATGCTGCCGGTTGGCGCGCTGCTGGCCGTGGGGTTTGTCGGCGGGCTCACCGCCGTTGTGGCCGGGCTGATGGCGCTGGCCGCGCGCGACCTCAAGCGCCTGCTTGCCGCATCTACCGCCAGCCAATACGGGCTGATGCTGGTGGCGCTGGGGGCGGGCGTGCCAATGGCCGCGCTGCTGCACCTGATCGCCCATGCGGCAATCAAATCCTCGTTGTTTCTTGGTGCGGGCGTCTTTCAGCATGACCGCGACAGCACCGACCTTGACGCGCTGGCCGGGGCGGGGCGCGCCCGGGTCGGCATATTTGCAGGCTTCGCGCTGGCCGCGCTGGCGCTGGCGGGCCTGCCACCGATGGCGGCCTATACTTCAAAGGATGCCATCCTTGCCGCCGCGCTGGACAGCCCCTTCGCGCCCTGGCTGCTGCCGCTGGCGCTGCTGGGCTCGGTGCTGACCGGCGCCTATTTGGCCCGCGCGCTGCGGGTGTTGTGGTCGGGCGAATCCGGCAGGCGCCAAGGCGCGGTGCCGCTGATGGCCCTGGGCATGGGCATTCTGGTTGCGCTTGCGGCCACGCTCGGTTTCGGCTTCAAACCGCTGGAGGCAATGCTGGGCGCGGAATTGCCCAAGCCTTCATGGGTCATCCCCGCAATGGGGCTGGCCGCCGGAATTGGCGGGCTTGCGCTTGGCTGGCTGCTGCCGCCTGCCCGGCTGCTCGGCCCGCTGCTGGCCCCGGCGCGCAACGGCTTTGCGGTTGCGGGCGGCATGGACATGCTGCTCGCCCGCCCCGCGCTGGCGCTGGCGCGCGCTTGCGACCGACTTGACCAGTGGATCATTCGCGCTGTCGCGTTTGGTGCTGTTGCTGGCGGGGCGCGCGCCCTTGCATCACGTGTTCAGAATGCTGAAACCCGTCTGCTCGCAGCCGTGCGTGCGATCGGCCGGTTCAATCTGAAAATCGGCCAGGCGACCCGCCGCACCGACCGCGACACGATCGACGGCGCGATTTTCGGGCTGGTGGACCGCACCATCGCGCTGGGTGCCCGCGCGCGCCGCCTGCAAAGCGGCCTCATCCACCGGGAAATGGCAATGACCTTCGCAGGAATCGCCCTTGTCGTTGCCGTGCTGCTTGCCGCCCCATTTTATCTTTAA
- the nuoK gene encoding NADH-quinone oxidoreductase subunit NuoK — MIPELMIALSVGAVLFAIGLYGALSQTNLVMIIMGVELVLAAALLNLVAFWRYLHPEVTAAKMFVLIVMAVMAVEMAVGFGIAIARFRSRGSVEMEEARELKG; from the coding sequence ATGATACCCGAACTGATGATCGCGCTCAGCGTTGGCGCGGTGCTTTTTGCAATCGGGCTTTACGGCGCGCTGAGCCAGACCAACCTGGTGATGATCATCATGGGGGTAGAGCTGGTGCTGGCCGCCGCGTTGTTGAACTTGGTCGCCTTCTGGCGCTACCTGCACCCCGAAGTGACGGCTGCCAAGATGTTCGTGCTGATCGTCATGGCGGTGATGGCGGTGGAAATGGCGGTTGGCTTTGGCATTGCCATTGCCCGGTTCCGTTCGCGCGGCTCGGTCGAGATGGAAGAAGCGCGGGAGTTGAAAGGATGA